From Methanobacteriaceae archaeon, one genomic window encodes:
- the purE gene encoding 5-(carboxyamino)imidazole ribonucleotide mutase, with translation MTPKVMIILGSGSDIAIAEKSMNILEKLEIPYSLKIASAHRTPDLVRELVIQGTKEGIEVFIGIAGLAAHLPGSIAAYTPRPVIGVPVDVKTGGIDALESIVQMPYPSPIATVGIDRGDNAAILAAQFIGIHDEEIRQRLIDLRMEYSLKVKNNDEDIVQLIEGKKFLQKDFLRVKDLEISEIEFDENECCSKNKDAEVAILVGRQTDLITAKKVSVILDRLKIAHETKVICPIRSTKRFTNYIKSMSNAKIFIGISSNSSQVTGGIVGLTDRPVIGVPCTNENGDDYMLTTVSMPPGVPVATVGINNGKNAAILAGEILSISDPSITKLLEKIKNKKINL, from the coding sequence ATGACACCGAAAGTAATGATTATTCTTGGAAGTGGATCGGATATTGCTATAGCTGAAAAAAGTATGAATATCCTTGAAAAATTAGAAATTCCTTACAGCCTTAAAATTGCATCTGCACACAGAACCCCAGATTTAGTTCGTGAACTTGTCATTCAGGGAACTAAAGAAGGTATTGAAGTGTTTATTGGAATTGCTGGATTAGCTGCACATTTACCAGGCTCAATTGCAGCATATACTCCAAGACCTGTAATTGGAGTACCTGTAGATGTTAAAACTGGAGGTATTGATGCATTAGAATCCATTGTTCAAATGCCTTATCCTTCACCAATTGCTACTGTAGGAATTGATAGAGGAGACAACGCTGCAATTCTTGCTGCACAATTTATTGGAATCCATGATGAGGAAATACGTCAAAGATTAATTGATTTGAGAATGGAATATTCTTTAAAAGTCAAAAACAATGATGAAGACATTGTACAACTAATTGAAGGTAAAAAGTTCCTCCAAAAAGACTTTTTAAGAGTTAAAGACCTTGAAATTAGTGAAATTGAATTTGACGAAAATGAATGCTGCAGTAAAAACAAAGATGCAGAAGTTGCAATACTTGTTGGTAGACAAACCGACCTTATAACTGCTAAAAAAGTATCTGTAATCTTAGACAGACTCAAAATAGCTCATGAAACTAAAGTTATTTGTCCAATTAGATCTACTAAAAGATTTACAAATTACATTAAATCCATGTCAAATGCAAAAATATTCATTGGAATTAGTTCAAACTCATCCCAGGTAACTGGTGGTATTGTTGGATTAACAGACAGACCAGTTATTGGTGTTCCATGTACTAATGAAAATGGTGATGATTACATGCTTACAACAGTAAGTATGCCTCCAGGTGTTCCTGTTGCAACTGTTGGAATAAACAATGGTAAAAATGCAGCAATTTTAGCTGGAGAAATCTTATCAATTAGCGACCCTTCAATTACTAAGCTTCTTGAAAAAATTAAAAACAAAAAAATTAACTTATAG
- a CDS encoding UbiD family decarboxylase — protein sequence MILDNENIIEITEELSNEFEVAKVLRKYPKDTVLIKNVKGFDLPVISGICNTREKIAKSINCEVSEITQKIIDAMEKPIKVDKFTDFSQYDTLDIDLDKIPILKHYKRDGGAYITSGVVFARDPITGIQNASIHRMMVLDNKRLVIRIVPRNLYTYFQNAQKAGKDLDIAIAIGMDPAILLASTTSIPIDYNEMDVANAFKNGELELIKCGELEVPQADIILEGKISVTETIAEGPFVDLTDTYDIIRDQPIINLEKMHIKKENAAYHAILPAGFEHKLLQGLPQEPRIFKAVKNAVPTVENVVLTEGGCCWLHSVVSINKQTEGDGKNAIMAALSAHPSLKHCVVVDRDVDVFDAEDVEYAIATRVKGDRDIMIVPNVRGSSLDPVAESDGTTTKIGVDATKSLKTVEKFERVSFSE from the coding sequence ATGATACTCGACAACGAAAACATTATAGAAATTACAGAAGAACTTTCAAATGAGTTTGAAGTTGCAAAAGTCCTAAGAAAATACCCAAAAGACACTGTTCTTATTAAAAATGTTAAAGGCTTTGATTTACCTGTTATTTCAGGAATCTGTAACACCAGAGAAAAGATTGCAAAATCAATTAACTGTGAAGTTTCCGAAATTACACAAAAAATCATTGACGCAATGGAAAAACCAATTAAAGTTGATAAATTTACTGATTTTTCCCAGTACGATACTTTAGATATTGATTTGGATAAAATCCCTATTTTAAAACATTATAAAAGAGATGGTGGAGCATACATCACTTCTGGTGTAGTATTTGCACGTGATCCTATAACTGGAATTCAAAATGCATCTATTCACAGAATGATGGTTCTTGATAATAAAAGATTAGTTATCAGAATTGTTCCAAGAAATCTTTATACTTATTTCCAAAATGCTCAAAAAGCAGGAAAAGACCTTGATATTGCAATAGCTATTGGAATGGATCCTGCCATTTTACTTGCAAGTACAACTTCAATACCAATTGATTACAATGAAATGGATGTTGCAAATGCATTTAAAAACGGAGAATTAGAATTAATCAAATGTGGTGAATTGGAAGTTCCACAAGCAGACATTATTTTAGAAGGTAAAATCTCTGTAACTGAAACCATTGCAGAAGGTCCATTTGTGGATTTAACTGATACTTACGATATTATCAGAGACCAACCAATCATTAACTTAGAAAAAATGCATATTAAAAAAGAAAATGCAGCATATCATGCAATTTTACCTGCAGGATTTGAACATAAATTATTACAAGGTCTTCCTCAAGAACCTAGAATATTCAAAGCTGTTAAAAATGCAGTTCCTACAGTTGAAAATGTTGTTTTAACTGAAGGAGGTTGCTGCTGGTTACATTCTGTTGTTTCAATTAACAAACAAACTGAAGGTGACGGTAAAAACGCTATTATGGCAGCATTATCTGCACACCCTTCCCTCAAACACTGTGTTGTAGTTGACAGAGATGTTGATGTATTTGATGCAGAAGATGTTGAATATGCAATAGCTACACGTGTAAAAGGTGACAGAGACATTATGATTGTTCCAAATGTCAGAGGTTCTTCTCTTGATCCTGTAGCTGAAAGTGATGGTACAACTACAAAAATAGGTGTAGATGCAACTAAATCACTTAAAACAGTTGAAAAATTCGAAAGAGTTAGTTTTTCTGAATAA